GATCGCTTGCGTCGAGTCATCGCCGTGGATGTCGCGGAAATACGCCTGGGAGATGTTGTCCGTCGCCTCGAGGAAGCCCCTGAAGCCGTTGCCCTCCACGGAGGACAGGCCATACCGCCGGGCCAGCCGGTGTACCCAGACGGAGTAGGCGCGCTGCTCCTTGCGCGAATCTCCCGTGACGATGAGGTCCACCCCGCCCGCATGGGAAGCGGCCAGGCCGAAGGCGTTGACCATGCTGAGGTTGCAGGCATTGCAGAACGTGGGCCGCGCGTCCGCCCGCGTCCGGTGGCCCGTCATCAGGATGTCCTCGCGGTTGCGCTGGACGACCGCCTTGCCCAGGGCCGCATCCACCTGGAAGGGCTGGACCTCGTTGCCCTCGACCAGGAGGGGCTCGCAGCCCGGATCCTCCAGGATGCCCAACGCCTTGTACGTGCGGTGGATGTTCTCCATCACCGCCCGGGGCATTCCGGCATGCCGGTTGGTCACCACCCGCATCCGAAACGTGCTTCCGTAGACCTGGAAGAGCAGCAGCTGGATGCCGCGGACGAATGCCAGCATGTAGGAGCTGTCCTTGCCGCCGCCGTAGGCCACCAGGACGACGTTCTTCTCGAGCGCGCCCGGGTCCGGGAGTGCCGCGTACAGCTTGAGCGCACACCGCATGACTCCGTTGATCTGAGCGGGAGTCAGAAAGGTCCTGAGCTGACGAAATGCCTCCTCACGCACGTGCCGCATGCAGCCTCCCGCACGCCGCGATTCAGTGCTTCGGTGACGTGCTGAGGAGATGGAGAGTGTCAGCCATCAATTGTGAGGGCGCTGGAACGCGACGACGCGATGAGCACGAAGGAGACGGGGCACGGCCAGTCCGGGTGCCTGGTCGGCGAGCAGGTACGTGGTGCCCAGGCCCCGGCCCGCTACGTCGCGAACCGCTTCCGGTAATCCCTCGGCGAGATGGAAAGGTTGCGCTGGAAGGTCACCCGCATCCTTTCCTCGTTCCCGAAGCCGCACACACGGGCGATCTGATCGACGTTGCGCTTCGACTCCTCCAGCATCCTCTTGGCCGCCTCCAGCCTCAGGATTTCAACGGCCTTCGCCGGGGTGCGGCCGGTCTTCTGCTTGTAGACGCGCGCGAAGTTGCGCGGGCTCATGCTGGCTCTCGCGGCCAGCGTCTCGACCGTGAGGTTGTCGCTGCCCAGGTTGTCCGAGATCCACAGGTGCAGCTCATCGAAGGCGGCGCTGTCCTTCGTCTGCGACCGCAGCAGCTCGCTGAACTGCGACTGCGCGCCAGGCCGCTTCAGGAAGACGACCAGTTCCCTTGCCACCTTCATGGCGATGTCATGCCCATGGTCCGCCTCCACCAGGGCCAGGGCGAGGTCGATGCCCGCACTGACGCCGGCTGAGGTCCACACGGAGTCTTCACGGACGAAGAGCGCGTCGCGGTCGAGCTTGATCGAGGGGAAGCGCTCACGCAGCAGGTCGCACATGGCCCAGTGTGTTGCCGCGCGCTTTCCGTGAAGCAGTCCGGCTTGCGCCAGCAGGAAGGTGCCACTGCAGACCGATGCGGTGCGGCGGGTCGATTTCGCCTTCAGCCGCAGCCATTCGAGCAGTTGCCCCGAGCGGGCCAGCGCCTGTTCGATGTTCGGCGAGCCGGGAACGACGAGGGTGTCCACCTTGACTCGCGTGAACGCGGCGAGCGGCGACGTCTGTAACGCGACGCCTTCCGCCGTCCGCACCAGCCCGCCGTCCAGGCTCACCGTGTGGCGGATGTACCCGGGCCCTCCGCGCTCCGCCAAGGCCTTCGACGCCGCCCAGAACACTGTCTGGGGCCCCGTCAGGTCCAGCAACCCCATGTCGGGAAAGGCGACGAAGAGCACGGTGCGCTGCCCGCCGGAAGTTGGCGGAAATTCCGGGTTATCTGTCATGGCTGCCAGAGCCTTCCATCCGTACGTTCCCGCCGTCAACTGAGAGGCAATCATGAAAATCGTAGTCATCGGGGGCACGGGCCTCATCGGAACGAAGCTGGTGAAGAGGCTTCGCGGGCAAGGCCACGAGGTGGTGGCGGCGGCGCCCAGCTCGGGCGTCAATACCCTCACGGGCGAGGGCCTGGCGGAGGCGCTCGCGGGCGCGCGGGTGGTCGTCGATGTAGCGAACTCACCGTCGTTCGAAGACAAGGCCGTGCTGGAGTTCTTCGAGACCTCGGGACGCAATCTCCTGGCGGCGGAAGAGAAGGCCGGCGTGAAGCACCACGTCGCGCTGTCGGTGGTCGGCACCGATCGGCTTCTGGGGAGCGGCTACTTCCGCGGCAAGATGGCGCAGGAAAAGCTGATCACCGCCGGCAAGATCCCGTACACCCTCGTGCGCGCGACGCAGTTCTTCGAGTTCATGGGCGGCATCGCCCAGGCGGGAGCGGAAGGGGAGACGGTGCGCCTTTCCACGGCGCTCATGCAGCCCATCGCGTCGGACGACGTGGCGGACGCGGTGGCCGAGGCGGCGCTGGGCGCGCCGGTCCATGGCATCGTCGAAGTGGCCGGGCCGGAGCGTGTGCGCCTCGTCGACGTGGTCCAGCGTTACATGAACGCGAAGCAGGACGGGCGCAAGGTCATCGCCGACGCTCACGCGCGCTACTTTGGCGTGGAGCTGGACGACAGAGCGCTCACGCCGGGCGACAACGCGCGTGTCGGGCCAACGCGGTTCGAGGAGTGGCTCCGCCGTTCCGCGGCGTAGGCGAGGACTGGGCGCATGGCCCGGTGCCCGGACGATCTACGCGGCCGCTCGGGACGGCATCGCGACGTGCAACGGCGGAGGGGACGTGCTCCTGGTGGTCGTCCGGTTCGCGTTCGCGGCGGAACACGCGGACCTGCTCTTCGGAAGCCTGCCCCCCGTCGTCCTCGTGCGCCAGGCGTCCGATCAGGCCCTTGTCCTGCGTGCCGCGTGGCAAGAGGCACCGACTGTGGAGCACAAGGCCCGGCGCGCGAGTAGAGTATCGCCGTCCCATCCAGTCCCGAGGGATACTCTACCTGCCCGATGGGTTTTCAGCACCTCACCAGACCCGACGGCTTGACCTGCCTGTCAGCCGCTCTCTGTAATTGACGGGTTTGGGCTTCCAACTCGGGCGGCTCGCCCGGAGAGGTGCGGCAATGTCCAGGCATTCTGTCGATACTCGCCCCGTGGACACACGGCGGCCCTTACGCATGGGTGCGCTGGCCCTCGCTGCGTTGATGCTATTTACAGCGTGCGCCACGGGGGCCCCCATGGGTGGAGGGTTGACGGCTTCCCGTTACCGTCCGCCCGTGCCGCACGACTCGCCCGAACCGTGGGCGCTGGAGTCGGAAGCCAAGGTCGGGGGCCAGGGAGAGGCTATCTTCGCCAAGCTGCCCACGGACTTCGCGCCGGTGCAGGTGAGTGACGCCGAGTTTTCGGCGGCCATGACAAACCTTTGGCTTGACATGCCGCTTCGGGTGGCCGCGTCCCGCCCCACTTTGTATGTCGGGCGTAGGCTGGCGTTGGCTTCCGCGCCCTTGAGCGGCGAAGCGTGGCAATCAGACCTGGCCCGGTCCTATGGGCAGTTTTGCGAGCGGTGCGGCACTCCAGGGGATTGTCTGACGCTATTTGAAGACGGGCCCCTCATCCAGGCTGACGACAAGCGTAGTCTTGCGCTTGCCTTGGCGGTGGGGCCAGCCCTGGAAGGAGTAAACGCGGAAGTGCGAGCCATGCTCGACCCTACACGAATGCTCGCGATGATTAGCATTGGTATCACGGTTTATATGGCGCTGCTGCTGGCGCCAGTGCCCGAGCCGGTGACAAAGGGCGCGGCCCTGGTGTTTAGCGCCGCCCTGTGGGGTTATCTCGGGTATGAATTCTTCGATTTGCTGCGGGCCTATGCGCAGCTTTACGAAGATGCGCCCCGGGCCTCGACCTTTGCGGAGCTGCGCGAGATTGGCGAGCGTTTCGGGCGTGTCATCGGTCCTAACAGTGTGCGCATTCTCGTCATCGTGGGGACGGCGGCCATTGGTGAAACGGCGGCTCTCGCTTCCAGGGCCCCGAAGCTCCCCGGATTCGCGCAAGCGTCGGAGAGGGTCGCAACTCGTACCGGGTTGGGCCTGCTGGAGACGGCAACTGGTGCCGAGCGCTTTATTGTCTCTGTGCCAGAGGGGACGATCCGCGTGGTGTTGGCGCCTCATGCCGTGGCCATGGCTGCCCGGGGCGTTGCTGCTGGGAGTCCTGCCCCAAGTCGGGGTAGGCTCCTGCCGAACGGACACAGGGCGTGGGGGTCGTTTGGTGGCTTCAAGTCGGCCATGGGGTCTGCGGGTCCGGGAAATGAATGGCATCACATCGTGGAGCAGACTCCAGGCAACGTGAAGCGGTTCGGGGGCGAGGCTCTACAAAACACCGAGAACATCACTGCGCTAGACAAGACTCTTCACGCCGATGTGAGCCGCCTTTACTCCTCGATTCGCTATGATATTACCGGCTCGTCCACATCGACCGTTCGGAAATGGCTAAGCAGTCAGTCTTACGAAGCGCAGCGAGCGTTTGGTTTTCTTGCAATTAAAAGCGTACAGAGTGGGATATGGTGAAGAGTCTCGAAAAGCTCGTTGAGGAATTTGCTCATCACGTACAGGCCCAGAATGAGGAGATTTTCAAGGGAGACGCGAGGACCGGAAACAAACATGCCAAAAAAGCGCTTGCTGCTTTCATGCAACTCCGCTCTCACGGAAATGTTGGGCGCGATGCGCTCGCGGTGTTGTTCTCACATCCTCGCATGGACGTGCGGGTAATGGCTGCTGTGTTCCTGCTCCGCCATCGGACGGCAGAGGCTAAAGCAGTTTTGGAAGAGGCAGCAAAAGGGCAAGGGTTGGTTCCGTTCGGAGCTTCCGAAGCCTTGAAGCGATGGGCAGAGGGCACTTGGGCCCTGGACCCTGCTGAGGATGGTGCAGGGTCGTCAGAAGAACCCCGCCCGGCACCGCCGAGTAAGCGCAGCCGACCACGCACGGAGCGCACTGCTGCTGACAGACGGAGGGGGAGCAAACGGGACAAGCCCGGCGGTTCACATGGGTAGAGCGCGCGAGGGCGTGGTGGTGAGCGTCAACACGGCTTCGTCAAGGACGCGCGTGTCGTTCGAAGGACAGCATGTCCTCGGTCTCGACCGGAGTCCCGGTGTTGCTGCCCGCGATCGAGCGCTCGCCGAACAGCAGGCTTGAGACCTCGACCTTGAGGGGCTCCGCTCCGGCGCCGACGATCACCAGCCGGCCTCCTGCGCTGAGAGTCGCTCCACCTTAGAGCCGCGATGACCTCACAGATAGCTCATCCAGGCGCTCTGGGTCCGGGCCTTGAGGCTCACGAACCAGCGGCAGGCGAACCACAGCGGAAGCGAAACGACCGCGGCCAGGGTCCAGAGCGAGGGAACGTTCGGGACGCTGAAGAGCGTCCCGTGCGTGGGACCGAAGAGGACGAGGGCCACGCGGTTGAGGCAGTGCAGCAGATAGAGGTGCAGCAGATAGAAGAACAGCGGGGCCGCGCCGAAGGTGGTGAGGAGTGCCAGGAGTCGCGACGGTAGACGTTCCAGCGTCGCGAGCAGCAGCGCCCCCATCCCCAGCGTCAGCAGCAGGAAATCCAGCGACGGCGGGTATTTGGTCAGGTTCAGGAAGGACAGCAGGGTGATGAGCGGCGTTGCTCCTGGCACCCAGGGGACGGGCTCTCCATACACATTGACCACCCGCAGGAGGAGGAAGAGCGTCAGCGCCGCCAGACCCAGGCAGTACAGCCTGAACCGGCGAGCCGCCGGGCTGAGCTGGCTGGAGAACCAAGGCCCCATCCCATGGCCCAACGCGATCACTCCGATCCAGGGGAGGATCGGATAGGACGTGCGCGCACGGGCACCCCAGGGCAGCTCGATGAAGCCGCGCTCGTGGAGGATCGCCCACAAGGTGGCCGCCGGCGTCCCTGCCTCGAACTCGATGGGATCGAGCAGGTTGTGTCCGAAGACGATGGCCAGGCCCACGCCCATCAGCACGGGACCCGGCAACCACAAGAGCCCGGCCAGCGCGACCATCGACAGCCCGATGGCCCAGATGACCTGAAGGTAGTAGGTGGACGCCGGGAACGCGAACGTCCAGGCGAAGTTGATCAGCGTGAGCTCCAGCAGGACGAGGAACAGCCCGCGCTTCAGCAGGAACTCGGAGGCGGCGCGCCGTCCGCCCCGGCGCTGACCGTAGAGCCATGCCGAAAGCCCGGTCAGCGCGACGAATACCGGTGCGCAAAGGTGCGCGGTGAGCCGGGTGAAGAAGAGGCCGGGCGGCGTGGTCGCCACGTTGACTGGATCGCTGACCTGAGCGTGCAGGTAGAAGAACTCGCGCGCATGATCGACGAGCATCAGCAGCATGACGACGCCGCGCAGGGCGTCGATGGTGACGATCCGTCCTGCCCGCCCGCGCCCTTCCGCGGGTGCTCTCTCCGTCGGCTGCCCGTGCACCGGGGCGGCCTGCGCTTGCTGAACCATCTCCCTCGCTCCCGCTGGCACTGCTCTCTCCTTCCGCGGCAAGAGGCTGCAACAGTACATCAGTTGCGAATATGCCG
This is a stretch of genomic DNA from Archangium violaceum. It encodes these proteins:
- a CDS encoding GlxA family transcriptional regulator; the encoded protein is MTTIFMIASQLTAGTYGWKALAAMTDNPEFPPTSGGQRTVLFVAFPDMGLLDLTGPQTVFWAASKALAERGGPGYIRHTVSLDGGLVRTAEGVALQTSPLAAFTRVKVDTLVVPGSPNIEQALARSGQLLEWLRLKAKSTRRTASVCSGTFLLAQAGLLHGKRAATHWAMCDLLRERFPSIKLDRDALFVREDSVWTSAGVSAGIDLALALVEADHGHDIAMKVARELVVFLKRPGAQSQFSELLRSQTKDSAAFDELHLWISDNLGSDNLTVETLAARASMSPRNFARVYKQKTGRTPAKAVEILRLEAAKRMLEESKRNVDQIARVCGFGNEERMRVTFQRNLSISPRDYRKRFAT
- a CDS encoding SDR family oxidoreductase, which gives rise to MKIVVIGGTGLIGTKLVKRLRGQGHEVVAAAPSSGVNTLTGEGLAEALAGARVVVDVANSPSFEDKAVLEFFETSGRNLLAAEEKAGVKHHVALSVVGTDRLLGSGYFRGKMAQEKLITAGKIPYTLVRATQFFEFMGGIAQAGAEGETVRLSTALMQPIASDDVADAVAEAALGAPVHGIVEVAGPERVRLVDVVQRYMNAKQDGRKVIADAHARYFGVELDDRALTPGDNARVGPTRFEEWLRRSAA
- the sitA5 gene encoding SitA5 family polymorphic toxin, coding for MSRHSVDTRPVDTRRPLRMGALALAALMLFTACATGAPMGGGLTASRYRPPVPHDSPEPWALESEAKVGGQGEAIFAKLPTDFAPVQVSDAEFSAAMTNLWLDMPLRVAASRPTLYVGRRLALASAPLSGEAWQSDLARSYGQFCERCGTPGDCLTLFEDGPLIQADDKRSLALALAVGPALEGVNAEVRAMLDPTRMLAMISIGITVYMALLLAPVPEPVTKGAALVFSAALWGYLGYEFFDLLRAYAQLYEDAPRASTFAELREIGERFGRVIGPNSVRILVIVGTAAIGETAALASRAPKLPGFAQASERVATRTGLGLLETATGAERFIVSVPEGTIRVVLAPHAVAMAARGVAAGSPAPSRGRLLPNGHRAWGSFGGFKSAMGSAGPGNEWHHIVEQTPGNVKRFGGEALQNTENITALDKTLHADVSRLYSSIRYDITGSSTSTVRKWLSSQSYEAQRAFGFLAIKSVQSGIW
- a CDS encoding DUF2019 domain-containing protein, whose amino-acid sequence is MVKSLEKLVEEFAHHVQAQNEEIFKGDARTGNKHAKKALAAFMQLRSHGNVGRDALAVLFSHPRMDVRVMAAVFLLRHRTAEAKAVLEEAAKGQGLVPFGASEALKRWAEGTWALDPAEDGAGSSEEPRPAPPSKRSRPRTERTAADRRRGSKRDKPGGSHG
- a CDS encoding DUF1624 domain-containing protein is translated as MVQQAQAAPVHGQPTERAPAEGRGRAGRIVTIDALRGVVMLLMLVDHAREFFYLHAQVSDPVNVATTPPGLFFTRLTAHLCAPVFVALTGLSAWLYGQRRGGRRAASEFLLKRGLFLVLLELTLINFAWTFAFPASTYYLQVIWAIGLSMVALAGLLWLPGPVLMGVGLAIVFGHNLLDPIEFEAGTPAATLWAILHERGFIELPWGARARTSYPILPWIGVIALGHGMGPWFSSQLSPAARRFRLYCLGLAALTLFLLLRVVNVYGEPVPWVPGATPLITLLSFLNLTKYPPSLDFLLLTLGMGALLLATLERLPSRLLALLTTFGAAPLFFYLLHLYLLHCLNRVALVLFGPTHGTLFSVPNVPSLWTLAAVVSLPLWFACRWFVSLKARTQSAWMSYL